The genomic stretch caactttagcactccaatttaaggttcaaattatatTGGACTTTCAGAAATGTGACTTCGGATTAATCTTCAAAGCTGGATTAATGggaatatatttggattttttgtGTTAAAGAATGTCAAATACACCATTCAGCTTCAGTAAGTCCATTTCAGTGAAATATTTCCTTAGTaacctatacagggtgttactgaccatggggctttaaattcagggctcgattctactcgctaaattgagctacttttattatggcaccaacccagaaatcccgaaaaatttttttactttttcatacattttggctgatcgtTATCGACGCTCATACGCGACCCGACGCGACGATCatatcgacgttttctatggaaaagccaaaaatttttccccgattttagggttggtcccatagtaaaagtaactcagtttagcgagtaaaatcaagccctggaatgaAAGCCCCATgctcagacacatactgtatagatAGAAAGATCTCTTAAAGTAGCcatcaaagaaaaaaaaatagttcctCTAAACAATAGTTTATTCCTGATTTTCTTCTTCATtttcatcaccatcatcatcagcTTCAGGTGCTTCCCACCATGTCAGCAGGCCGAGTCCCGGTTCATTGATGCAACCAACTATTTTGTAAGGAGCCACTGTTTGGACTGGGCAGTCGGAGCCGGGCGGTCCAGTTGGTAAGCTCTCTTCAAATGCTTCACTTGTTACCCTAAACCTGATGGTTTCACctgaagatttaaaaaaatcagtaaatcaATTTTGAGGTTGAAAGAAATTTATATAACAGTATAGTTACAGAAACTACCTTAACATTGTTCATCACTATacatcggtaactcgtggcatTTAGGTAGCACTTAAAATATTAGTTTAATTAATTCCTTTTTTAGTGGTTTCGTTTTTTCGACTCATATAGGAATTAGtgttgtttattaatttttaactttgtttaatattattaactaattaGCCCAAATAATAATAAGGAATAAATCTTTTAAGTGCTACCTAAATGCCATGAGTTACCGGTGTGTAGTCATCACCTACATGTTTCTTTGGTGGCTAGTATTTAGGTAAGTGGCCTATGGTCTATgttaaggcccctgtacatattgggccagcgtgggccattctgggggacgcatttatgcgttagagggagcaagtgatattgctatctcattctactgcatggctgcatcccttggactggcctgcGTTGGCCCAATATGTACATGGGCCTTTAGGGCCAATTTGCCTATACCAATACCTGCATCCATAAAAAGGTCATGTTTTTCTCCATCTTCCTTAGGGTACTCCCACACCCAAGCTTGCTCAGTCTCATCAAATCTGGATGGGTGCTGCAGAGCATTTACAGGTATCAACACATCATCAAAAAATCCTAATGTAActgaaatataattaaatttttatttaaatatttttaattatagtcatattaatttaattatagacATACAGTTGAGGATCagtataatgttttttttctgtttattgattatttaaaagatattaagttcaaaatgtcatagaaaaggattTCAACCATACTAGAGTATGTTtcgaaagagaagagtcgtagaatataTTCGATTCCAtatatttcacgactcttctctttccgcacaaactctaaatcataataatatatttcatgtTTATATTTACCATGTACGCCTTCTCTACCACAGCTCCTAATTTTGCCTGTCAGTATTTCTTCAATCATTGGCCTGAATACTATATACCTAAACTTGACTTCAGTATGTGAAGACCCATCTCCAGGGAATATGTATGAATGTCCGATATGTGTGATATCAAATAGCGCTATACATAGGCCTACATTTAAAACAACCTGAAACAATTTTTAAACGTAAGTATGAAggatttcaattattttaactCTGTTTGTGAAGTTACAGGGCATCATGACCTTATTTGCTAATTTCCTATTTAGTAACGTAGTGATGGATTCTGATAAATTTTGATGAAAGTGTTCGGGCGTAACCCGTATTACATCTTTCATTTCTGCTAGcacaaacattttaatttaaatttgtaattaatTAGAAACATTAGGGCGCCGacaaaaaataaattctaaACACATGTATTTGACGCATATTTGACGTAACGTTGACAGTGACACTGACAAATAGTGATGTGTAATTCAGGAAGTAAAATGTATATGTATGAATGATCAAGTTACGGAACCCCTTTTACTCGGTAAGCTATTTGAGTCATTTTTAAACAAGCCGTACAAGTTTCAtcatttgacattgacataaacgaAAGAAAGGCGCCAAGAGCAAGACATATGTCCATGTCGTTGTAATTTAATGATTATTCGTTAATCCAATTATTGCTAGTTCTGCTACAATTTATTGTATTCATATCAAACAAGACATCAATATGTTATTTAAAACGGAATCGGTCAAATCTGCACAAATTGAGAAGATATTTCAACCACTGGAATTAGAGAGACAGAGTGTGGAATATAAGGATTGTTCAAAACGTTTTTATGAAGTTTCCAGGGATTTCTCCAAACAATTTGCCCATATATACTCTGCTAGACTGAACacatttagaaatattttagaGCCCGTGATATATAAGAAGTGGACTAACAAGTACAAGATATTGAAACTTTGCGACTTGCGTGAAAAGAATACTACTTGTGTAATAATTGGAACACTGTTTAAACTCCAGGAATTGAAGCCCAGTATACTGAAACAACTTTCAGATCAATTAGAAATCATTCCTCAGCCGCCAAGGTATGAATTGCCCTTTAAATGTACACCCGGCTTCAGCTGTGAAGGTTGCTGTACTGttacttatatttataataaatttatttcttatatttaaTGTTTGTTGTAATTGCAGAACACATTTTGTTCATGAAACAGATACTGTAGTACTGGAAGACGAACTGCAAAGAATCAAATTAGTTGGAGACTGTATTGATGTGCATCAAGTAGTTACAGGAGTGGTCTGTGCAGTATTAGGcaagtatttttaatttgtgGAATTCaatataacaaaatatttttagagtgAAGTTAATACATGCAACATATAACATTATTTTCTTATACAAAGTAATGAAAGCCATCGCTGACCGTTGGGACTGATCCCTTAGTGTAGTAATGGGCTGGCTAAGACCCAAAATTATAATTTCGATAATCCGagccaccagcatgtgtatccgtGGGACACGGCACATATTCAAACCCATCCAACATTTCTTTGGTCTCAATGACGGTGCAGCCCTACCTATCTTTTTGTTGTTGCTCAttctgtttttttataatttttcatttttgatgAATAAATTCTCACTCTTATTTTAAAGTAATGAAAGTAGGTAATGTAaatttttttgttgtttgtttatGTGTATGTGTTTAAAATTGTGTGTTTAAAATTTACTGTACAAACATGCTTTTATTCTAAAATCTTATTTAATTATAgtataaaacatattttacaGGTGCTGAAGATGAAGATGGAATATTCACTATCAAAGATATTTGCTGGGCTGGCTGTAACATACAAAAACCCTTGCCAAAGTTGGACTCTGACAAGTATGTGGAATTTTACTAATTAACTCTTTTGTTGGTAACAGTGTGCTATATATAGGTATAGTATGTTGCAATCTGCATGCATTTTGCTAGCATATAGCTAGTACCTTTTAGACATTACAGATAAGGATGCTTAGCGTTGACCTGCCTGTTCCTCTCTTTCGCATGCGCGTTAATTAAATTGCTGTCCCACCCATGATGCTGGCAGTCAATGACTCTGTGTGACAGGGACAGCTACATAATTCAGCATGTGCGATAGAGATACAAAACTGGCAGGTCAATTTACGAAATTTCTCATGCTATGTATTCTTTCTTTAGTCTTAACTGCTATGTGAATAaatagaaattattaaaattcctGATTGTCTTGCCAGCAACATGTATAAGCTCAAAACATACAACTTTCTTTTAATTAT from Cydia fagiglandana chromosome 11, ilCydFagi1.1, whole genome shotgun sequence encodes the following:
- the LOC134668553 gene encoding DNA-directed RNA polymerase III subunit RPC8, producing MFVLAEMKDVIRVTPEHFHQNLSESITTLLNRKLANKVVLNVGLCIALFDITHIGHSYIFPGDGSSHTEVKFRYIVFRPMIEEILTGKIRSCGREGVHVTLGFFDDVLIPVNALQHPSRFDETEQAWVWEYPKEDGEKHDLFMDAGETIRFRVTSEAFEESLPTGPPGSDCPVQTVAPYKIVGCINEPGLGLLTWWEAPEADDDGDENEEENQE